In Sus scrofa isolate TJ Tabasco breed Duroc chromosome 14, Sscrofa11.1, whole genome shotgun sequence, the sequence caaggccagggatggaacccgcaacctcatggttcctagtcggattcgttaaccactgcgccatgacaggaactccccacaatttATCTTGGTTTAAAACTGAGAAAGATGTCTGTTAACTCTGTCTATAATTTAATTCTCTAATCCACTGGTCAGAGGTTGTTTTGAAGGGGTGAATACATACGTTTTTCCTTACAGACTGCTTTTCCTGGAACATTTTTCACTACTCTTAAATACCTTTCTGAAGCATCAAGATAAAATATAACATGTAGTCCTTAGTCTAAATTGGAAGTTACTCGTAACATAAAAGGAAGGCTACAAGTaacagttttggggttttttttgtttgggggttttttttttgtcttttttgtctttttagggccgcacccacagcatgtggagattcccaggctaggggtctaataggagctacagctgctagcctacaccagagccatagcaacaccagatccaagctgaatctgcgacctacaccacagcaacactggatccttaacccactgagtgaagccagggagtgaacccgcaacctcatggttcctactcggattcgtttccactgcgccacgatgggaactcctaaaagtaacagtttttaaatgaaatgtgaaTATAGGAAAGTGTTTCCGTGGGGTCAGTGTGGATGGAGTCAGTTGCTGGATGTCGTGTCCATGGGAATTGCAATTGGAGTGACAGGAGAGGATGTAGATGgggagtcagggaaggcctcgctggggagtgggagggttcGGGCTGCAGGTAAAGGCAGGAGCACAAGACCAGAGATGGTGATTCTTTTTTCAGGAACAGTGAAGAAATTAGCTTTCCAACTAAAGATAAAGACAGGCAGAACTGAGGAAAGAAGTGACCACAAGCCTAGAAGTGTGACCCTTATCCTGTATGAGGGAGACAAGCCTTAGCGTGAATGCCTGTGAAGCATAAGTTGATAAGGGTGTTTGTGAGAGGGGTGATGGGAGGCCAGCCTGAGTTGTCCACCACAGGGTCTTGATTTCATGGTGAAAATAAATCAGGTGATACTTTTTACATTGTCCATGGCCTCCTGCCTGTAGCCAGCAGTGGGAGGATCTAAGAGGGATACGGGCTGCATCAGCTGCATGGAAGTACAGACCAAAGTCTGGAAGATGGCGATGCGTTTCTAGGGCTGTGGTGCCCTAAACATACTTCTCCAGAAGTTGGGCTCTAGAGGCTCTGTGAGCTCTCCTCACACAAAGAGGGAAGACAAGACTATGGGGTCAGTCACTCTGGATCTGAACCAGGGGACAGCTATGACTCTAGACCCAGCATGGGTATGAGCTGCCTGGCTCGAGAAGGCACACGCCATGTTGGTTCTCTAAAGCTTTGAGGactgaggggaggaagaggatcCCCCAGGGCAGGGACATGATCGGTCGGACCAGGCTCTGCTGTTTCAGAGCGAAGGACAGCATGCAATCTGCAGAGAAGGGCAAGGGAATGAGGACCAGTGGGCTCAGTGCTTAGTGTCACTTAGTGTCCTTTTCACAGCAGCTTCTGCAGACTCCGTGAAAAACcccatttttctctatttaccACCAGCAGCGTGGCACCAAATAGGCATTCCTTACACATTCAGTGgatagatggaaggaaggaaaagcccACTTTTCAGAGAATATGCTACTTTGTAATCAGATTACAcatgtatagatatgtatatttggccacaccccaaagaatttaaagaaataccaaaatctgattagtcagggttctccagagaaacagaaccagtagaaTGTATACAGAGAGAGATATCTAAGGAACTGACTGGTTCACATGATTGTGGAGGCAGGAAGTCAACATCTGCCAGAGGGTGGTCCCACAGGCTGGCACCTGGAGAGCCATAGTTCATGTCCAGAGATGTCTGCTGGCAGAATTTCCTCTTCTCTGAGGGAGGTCAGTCTTTGTTTTACTAAGACCTTCACCTGATTGGACGAGACCCACCCACTCTTGGAGGCATCACATACAGCCCTGTGCTTTTCTCTTTAGTTCATAACAAAGCTGCACACTTTTTTGAGCATTCTTGGTCACGTAGTTTTATGGTGTTAAATTCTCAAATTAATAAACGATTTAGTCTTAATGacatgaaaatgttttgtttgtgaATTATCACTGCAGAAGAGAAGTTGTACTTTTTAACCAGTGAAATCAGAATGAGTACACTGACAGATATGGGACAGTTGTGGATGAACAGTGTCACTTAGCCTTGGGACATGCCAGCCCAGGTAGCTGGATCTGTTCATGAACCCATCACTGCAGCTGATGGGGAAAGAGTAATCACAAGACAGAGCACAAAGCTATGTGTCAGTACTTACTTTCTAAAGGCCATCCAGATAATTCTGATTtacttgtgttcatttttttttttaatgttattaagtTTAAAAGTTTCTCGGTCTCCCAAGAATACATCTAAGGTCTCTCCAAGGTTTGAGGTACCCAGTTTGAGCAACACTGATGTGTTGGGGGAATTACTAACCTTAAAGACCTGGATACGAGCTACCGAATGGGTGTGAAAACAGGCAAATCTAACCTCTGGGCATTGGATTCCTGGCTTGCGGCTGATTCAGGCCACATTTGCTGGGCTGCAGCATTCATGCTCTTCCTTCCTTGGTCCACAGGCTTGGACTTCGGGTTTCCAGAATTCTGTGTTGGGCTTATACTTCAATCCATAGCCTCAGAGAGTAGGGTCCTGGTGAGGAGGGTCACCTGCCAGGCTCTCCAGAGGATGATATCAATTATAAAGCCCTCGCTTCTTTTCGTTGTAGACTCTGACTCCCAGCACAGCCACGAAGTGATGCCTCTCCTCTATCCCCTCTTTGTCTACCTCCATCTCAACCTGGTCCAGAACAGTGCGAAGAGCACGGTGGAAAGTTTCTACAGCCGCTTCCACGGGATGTTTCTGCAGAACGCCAGCCAGAAGGACGTCATCGAGCAGCTGCAGACCACGCAGACCGTCCAGGACATCCTGTCCAATTTCCGGCTACGGGCCTTCCTGGACAACAAGTACGTGGTCCGTCTCCAGGAGGACAGCTACAACTACCTTCTCCGCTACCTCCAGAGTGACAACAACGCCGCCCTGTGCCGGGTCCTCACCTGGCACATCCATCTGGACGTGCAGCCCGCCAAGAGGACAGACTACCAGCTCTACGCCAGTGGCGGCTCCTCCCGGGGCGAGGGCAGCGGCCTGGAGCCCACCGACATGCCGGCCCCCATCCTGCAGAATGAGGCCGCGCTAGAGGTCCTGCAGGAGAGCATTAAGCGCGTCAAGGATGGCCCACCCTCCCTCACCACCATCTGCTTCTATGCCTTCTATAACACCGAGCAGCTTCTGAACACAGCGGAGATCTCCCCAGAGAGCAAGCTGCTGGCGGCTGGCTTTGACAACTCCTGTATAAAGCTATGGAGTTTGCGCTCCAAGAAGCTCAAGCCAGAGCCCCATCGGGTAGATGTGTCCCGCATCCACTTGGCTTGTGATATCCTGGAGGAGGAGGTAGGAATATCAGTTTTCTTTCCTACACCTGCCTTCCTAGTGTCCTTAGAATATTCTTAGGACAAGCGACAGAGCTCGTGTAGAATGGGCTTCATTATTTCCCTCATTGTTTGGCTAACTCCAGACTCATGCCTTGTGATATAGCCAGTGAGTTCCTACCTGCACCCTACCTCGTGGAGAGGAAAACTATTTCTGTCTGAAATGTGGATGATGTTGCTAAGTCTAATTAAAGACCTTGAGCCAATATTGAGATCTATGTAAatgtgggtgtgcatgtgtgcatgcacattgTGATGTTGCCATTTCACCGTCTCATCAACAGTaaacgagggagttcccgtcatggctcagtggttaacgaacccaaccaggatctatgaggacgcaggttcgatccttggcctcactcagtgggttaaggatccggtgttgccatgaactgtggtgtaggtcacagacttggcttggatcctgcgttgctgtggctctggcgtaggctggcggctacagctctgatttgacccctagcctgggaacctccaaatactgtgggtgcaacccttaaaaaaaaaaaaaggaaagaaaaggtaaataagaACATGGATTTCTCTCCACTCCCACCCACCCTGGGTGCTCTCAGCTTCTCGAGAGCGGCACACGTCCTCTGGCTTCACCCAGGATTCCCCATACCCCACTGTGAAAAGGATGCATGGTTGGCATTTCATCCAGTAGTCAGTGTAATGATCTGGTTTGCGTTGATTAGGGTAGTCAGGGCAAAGGGCAGGCCCAGCACCCTAGTTTCAGATCATTGACAATCACTGCCTCAGAAGAAACCTGAGCAAAAGAGACAGCAGTTGCACTTCCCAGAGTTATCCTCCCCAGAGAGTGACACCACCAAAGTTGTGGGCTAGATGTTTTTGTCATAGTACCACTGAAAATCACATGGCTTGGGCTCAAGTTACTTTAGATGGAAAATTCCTTGCACCAGGTggaaaatgaatgagtgaacaaaaaaaaaaaatcgcttgaGTTAATTTCCAGTTGCtcataaagacataaagaatattggatatacagggagttcccatcatggctcagcaaaaacagatcttgactagtatccaggaggatgcaggtttgatccctggccccactcagtgggttagagatccggtattgccatgagcctggtgcaggtcacagacatggctcagatctggcattgctgtggcataggccagcagctatagctctgattcagcccctagccggggaacctccatatgtcacaggtgtggccctaaaaagaccaaaaaaaaaaaaaaaaaaaaaaggagttcctgtcgtggcgcagtggttaacgaatccgactaggaaccatgaggttgcgggttcgatccctggccttgctcagtgggttaaggttccggcgttgccgtgagctgtggtataggttgcagaagcggctcataTCCCGGatcccggatcccgcgttgctgtggctctggcataggccggcagctacagctccgattggacccctagcctgggaacctccatatgccgcgggagcagccgaagaaatggcaaaaagacaaaaaaaaaacataaaaaacaaatgttggagatACAAATTAAGCCTCTCTTTACCTATTCCGGTTTTCTGAGTCACTTTTTAGTTGTGTGGCCATTGAGTCTTTATTTCTTACAACTAAGAGAATAAGAAGAGTTTGTTATGACGAGTAGAGTCTAAATTCCAGTACTCAAGTTTGGATTTCTGCAATTCTCTAGTGCCCTCCAAAATATTATTCATTGTGTATGTACTTGAATTAtccaatttctctttttctcgCAGACAGTTCTAGCCTCTTAGGGGTTCTTCACATACAACTAAGTGATACTGTCCTCATTTACTTTCAGTTTTTAGtttagtagttcccattgtggcacagcggagacaaatctgactaggaaccatgaggtttcaagttcgctccctggcctccctcagtggattaaggatctggtgttgctgtgagctgtggtgtaggtcgtagatgcggctcggatctggcgtaggccagtggctacagccccaattagacccctagcctggcaacctccatatgccgcaggtgtggacctaaaaagacaaaagacaaaaaaaaagtgaaaaaaaaattattcctactAACCTTATTAGCTTTGGTAACCCTGAGTTTGGGGGTTGGTCTaggcattaaaaaataagatcaagttccgttgtggctcagcactaacaatccgactagaatccatgaggatgatatgggtcagtccctggccctgttcagtgggttaaggatatggcattgccatgagctgtggtttaggtggcagatgcagctgaggtctagcattgctgtggctgtggtttaggccggcagctgcagctccaatttgacccctagcccggcaacttccatatgccacaggaatggccctaaaaagaaaaaagcaaaaaaataagataaagaaagATAGTAAAGATAGAAAGATGTAAAGAACattagacaaaaataaagaatgttaagAGTATGCCTGGCTGCAAGTGAAAACTAGCTCTGTGCCTTGTTCTGCTCACATTCTGCATGTATCTGAAGACCTTGGGGTGAGGAGGGACACAGTGAATTCTGGAATTGACAGAAGttcagtgtggctggagtgggCACTGGCACGGGAGTAGCAGGTCTGGAGAAGGAGCCCGGTGGGTGGGCCAGACAGCAGCTCAGTGCCCGAGTGGCAGAGGGGCTTGCTGGGAGGAAGGGGCAAGGAGGGCATTTGTGTCTCAGCTGAGTGGCTGGTGGGGAGGTGCCATCCACCTCAAGGAAACAGGATGTCAGGGGTGGtggttttgtctgtctttttggcTCATTTATCATTATTTGTATTAGTGCTATAAATTCTAGCCTCTGCCGTCCTTGAGAACGACTTTTCAATTTTAGACTAAAATTGAGACCTTCCTCAACTTTAGTTTAAAAGTtgagtttcctggagttcccgtcgtggcgcagtggttaacgaatccgactaggaaccatgaggttgcgggttcggtccctgcccttgctcagtgggttaacgatccggcattgccatgagctgtggtgtaggttgcagaggcggctcagatccagcgttgctgtggctctggcataggccggtggctacagctccaattcgccccctagcctgggaacctccatatgctgcgggagcggcccaagaaatagcaacaacaacaacaacaacaacaaaagacaaaaagacaaaagacaaaaaaataaataaataaaagttgagtTTCCTGTTTGGGATTTCTAtacccagcaccaccaccaccacttaaCCTCACCCCCACTCATTTTGTCACAGCAGTTTGgggaagttttctttttggtttctgacAAGGAGGATTTCAGGGGAAAGCAAGCTATAAATTAGTTCTGAGGGTtggtttttaatgtttcttcAATGAGAACTTGgagtttctttttccatatagactTCACAATTAAAATTGAAAGTATTAATTCAGAGGTCAAAAACTCACATGCCTATAGAAGCCAAGCAGGTAAAAGTAAATGATGAAACACCTTGATCAGAGAGGTAGTGGGAAATAGGAAGCACTGtgtaaaccaaaataaaaagccAGTTTGCCGTCTCTGCTTTAATATTTGGGAAGCAATAAATTAGTGGATAAGGTGTTTTACTAGGTGTTTAAAACAGTGGTCAGACAAGCAATTCATTTCTAGGTCTATACCCAGGAGAACTGTATACATACATCCAcgcaaaaacttgtacacaatgTTCACAGCATTATTTGTAGTAGGTAGCACGCGGAGACATCCCACGTGTCCTTcagctgatgaatgaataaaaaaggtAATATATCTATACATTGGAATATGATTCACCATGTGAAGCTACATGGTACACAACATATGCTGTAATGTGGGTGAACCTTGGAAACATTGTGCAAAATAGAAGAAGCTGGTCACAAAGAACCACGTGtcctatgattccatttatgggAAACACTCAGAACAGGCACAGCCACagggacagaaagtagactaGTGGTCACCAGGGGCTGGGCACAGGTGACTGGGGGGTTACTGCTGATAGTACAGGGTTtgtttttgaggtgatgaaaatgttctgtactGGATACTATTGATatttgcacaactctgtgaatatactaaaaaccattgaattattCACTTTAAGAAGAGTGAATTTTAGGAGTACCTTCTGtggcgtggtgggttaaggatccgactgtgTCAACTCTGGTCACCACAGAGATGcatgttcattccctggcccagcacagtgggttaaagatctggcattgctgtagctgtggagtaggtcacaactgtggctaagattcagttcctggcccaggaactccatgtgctgggggtgtggccaaaaaaaaaaatgaattttatagtatgtgatttataactcattaaaaaaaataaaaaaacagtaacTATAAGCACCTATGTGAGTATAATACTACACTGAATACAATGAGTTACAGCACTGCTCTGCAGCTCTGTTGTGTCCACTCGAGGATCATCTGGATTAGCCCCTGAAATTGTTCTCAGGCCCAACCAGGCTTCTTCTGTCATTCCAGTACTGGAAGCCTCCTCCTGGCGGAGACACACAGGCTAGTGAGAGGGCCTGCAAACCCCACCCAGCCTCCACCCCCTAGATCCAACTTTCACCCTTGTGATTGGCAGCTCTGTGTTTTAATATTTGAGCAACATGGCAAACCTCAGGTACCAGCTGGAGGATTTGCCCTTCTGTCCAGTTGCATGAATAGGACAACAGAACAGCACCTATATTCAGTTCATATAATGATCGGTCATTCTTTCCCTAATCCTGTACTCTAAATGTGAAAAGTACAGTCAGGATCGTCACTAGTATTCAGTTCTGTACTATGTGCATAAAAGTGTTGTTTAGATCCGTGCTGGCCAAAAGGAATGTAAGGTGAGccgtatatgtatgtgtaatttaaaattgtCTAGTGCTGacactaaaagtaaaaaaaaatggtctgagttcccgtcatggctcagtggttaacgaatccaactaggaaccataaggctgcgggttcgatccctggccttgctcagtgggttaaggatctggcagtgccatgagctgtggtgtagattgtagactcggctcggatctggtgttgctgtggcgctggtgtaggccggtggcttcagctctgattggacctctagcctgggaacctccatatgcctcagatgcggccctggaaaaagacaaaaagaagggaaaaaaaaaaaaagaaatggtcaaagttaattttaataaagtattttatgcAGTCCAGTATGGCCAAAATATTATCATCTCAACATgtaagcaatattttttaaagtactaatGAAGTCTGTTGCATTCTCCCTTTTTGTCCTAAAGCTCAAGAGTTCAGTGTGTCTTTTATATTTGCAGCACTCGTCCATTCACACTAGCCTGTTTCTGTCCTCGACCAGGCCGCTGTCACCACTCAGACAGCTAGCAGTGTCTCACTGCCACGCCCAGCcatatttaatttccttcagtTTCATTAGTAGTTCATTGGGGAACAGCCCAAGGCTAAATTTCAGATCCCACAGTACCCCTAATCTAGGAAAAACTGCATAGGGAGCTGGGGCCCTTGGAACATTGTAGTGCAGAAGCAGACGTCATAGCAAGTCAGATATTCAGGTACTCCCTGGTCTAAAGCAGGGCCCACAGGCTCTAGTATAGAGGCTCATGTTTGCAAATCTCTTTGTCCttgtttctcttattcttttaaaatttctattttaggCATATTTTATCATGTACATAATAGAGTTTATTATTACATGAATATcctttacagatttttaaaaattcctatttgGGCTGCATGTGGGATGCATCCCAAATAGGATTTTACAGTGGGGTGTTCAGACGGTTGTAAGGACTTTGGGGTGTTGTCCTTTtagcatggggtggggggctgagggATTGGGCATGTGTACATCTGCTGCTGGTTCAGTCTTTCAGCTCAGCTGTGCTGAGGCCCTTGTGGGACTGGGTTGAGCCACAGAAGAAGATGTGGCCAGGCTATTTTAAGCTGTGGTCCTGGCAAGCAGCTGATAGGGATAGCCAGCAGAAATGCTCTGGTTTCCCCATTTCTTGGTTTATGGAGTCACCCAGGCACTTTTCCTCAGGCTAAGGACAGTGGTGGGCACCCCTCGGAAGTGCATCCTGACTCCTGGTGCAGCTTCCTCTCTCCACCCAGAGGCCCCACTAAGAAGGTGAAAACCCATGTCTGTAACTTCCTGCTCCAGTGTAGACCAATTAAGCCTCAGAGATAGTAATGTGCCCTTTAATCCGCTGTTGACTTTCAGAGAATCTTTTGTGTAATCCATCTGGGGAGGGGGGTTCTGCCCCACAGCTCTTATATCAACTCTCTGGGGTAGAGCAGTGAGTCATTCTTGAAATTTGAAAGTGTTGTCATAACCTCTCTGGAAAGGAAAATTACTGATATTCTTGGTAACACTCAGTAGACCCTTAAGCTCCCAAATGCTTGAGATTTTTCAGTGTTGAGTCTGGAATAGCCATTTTGTATGTTCATGGACAtcgatgtttcttttttctcaactATTCTCAAATATGTACACATGGAGGTGTtcattctattttgaatttaataGTTCTAAATAGAAGTTAAAAAGATTCCCTTTTCTTGTACAAAGGCTCACAAAAATAGTTCTTTCTTAGCCAACAAAGCCAATTGGTTCAAGTAGCTTCATCTTACTCCTTATTCTTCTAGTGTTTAATTAAAACTCAATTTATGCATTCCAAGTTGGAGACAGCCGTAGTTTTAGCAGCTTGTCtgtgagagaaggaagggaaaatggaTTTGAACACAGATGGTGTACttgtggggagaggaagagatggGGACTTCCCCCAGTGTCATGAATCCTCTTTTATGTCCCCACATGTAGAAATTTATTTCCAAGAATCACATGAGTCACTTGGCTCTGTTTAAGCAATTCTGAATTCATGCCTCATTTGTTACTTTGGGAAAAGATTTGAGACCCTCCAGAAAGTCAGATTGAAAACTTTTATATGTTTTGGGACACCAGCAGTTTTTGCCTGGTCATAGGGTGTGAGTGTAATTTATTGATAATTGCATCTTTCTGCTTACTACTGATTCTGATATATCCAGGTTTTATTTTTGGCTAAACATCCCCAGTGGTTCTGTACAGCTTTTGAAGTGAAACCATGTCTGCCTTCATCAGCGACCCGAGTTGTAGGAGTGACAAACTTGTCAGTTTTTCCTAATGGACCAGAAACAGGGACCAGTGTGGCCTCCACAGCAGCCGAGACTGACAGGTCAAGACCTGCCTATAGAGTAGAGGATCTAAGAACATAAATTCAAAAGTAGATCCTTTCAAGTGACATGTATCAGAACAATCAGTGGAAGTTACCCTAAGCTACCTTTTGGTCGGCTTTTGGAATCTGTTCTCCACCTAGGAGTAAGGGCCACAGTCCATACTCAGCAGTAACAGCCTGCATTTCTGTACCTTTTGATTTgataaaaaatcaaatcagtCTTGGCTTCAAGATGAATTGAAGGAAAGTAACCTGTGAGTTATACAAGATGTGCTACTTGGTTATGCAGTTAGGAATCAGTTCTGGGGTCCCCCTTGAAGGCAGAGTCTTTGCCGGGCCAGTGCTACTTCCCAAGCAAGCCTTTTGTTTCTGGAGTTAGGTTTTCCATGGCAAACATTAAACATTCTTTTCTTATGTGCTCATCCCCCCATGTTCCCAGGATGATGAGGACGATGACGTGGGCACGGAGATGAAGGTCCTGCGGGGACACTGTGGGCCAGTGTACAGCACGCGGTTCCTCGCGGACAGCTCAGGGTTGCTCTCCTGCTCTGAAGATATGTCCATCCGATACTGGGACCTGGGCAGCTTCACCAACACTGTGCTGTACCAGGGCCACGC encodes:
- the TAF5L gene encoding TAF5-like RNA polymerase II p300/CBP-associated factor-associated factor 65 kDa subunit 5L isoform X1, whose product is MEVMKRVRTEQIQMAVSCYLKRRQYGDADGPLKQGLRLSQSAEEMAANLAVQSESGCANIVSAAPCQAEPQQYEVQFGRLRNFLTDSDSQHSHEVMPLLYPLFVYLHLNLVQNSAKSTVESFYSRFHGMFLQNASQKDVIEQLQTTQTVQDILSNFRLRAFLDNKYVVRLQEDSYNYLLRYLQSDNNAALCRVLTWHIHLDVQPAKRTDYQLYASGGSSRGEGSGLEPTDMPAPILQNEAALEVLQESIKRVKDGPPSLTTICFYAFYNTEQLLNTAEISPESKLLAAGFDNSCIKLWSLRSKKLKPEPHRVDVSRIHLACDILEEEDDEDDDVGTEMKVLRGHCGPVYSTRFLADSSGLLSCSEDMSIRYWDLGSFTNTVLYQGHAYPVWDVDISPYSLYFASGSHDRTARLWSFDRTYPLRIYAGHLADVDCVKFHPNSNYLATGSTDKTVRLWSAQQGNSVRLFTGHRGPVLSLAFSPNGKYLASAGEDQRLKLWDLASGTLFKELRGHTDNITSLTFSPDSSLIASASMDNSVRVWDIRNTHCSAPTDGSSSELVGVYTGQMSNVLSVQFMACNLLLVTGITQENQEH
- the TAF5L gene encoding TAF5-like RNA polymerase II p300/CBP-associated factor-associated factor 65 kDa subunit 5L isoform X2, with product MKRVRTEQIQMAVSCYLKRRQYGDADGPLKQGLRLSQSAEEMAANLAVQSESGCANIVSAAPCQAEPQQYEVQFGRLRNFLTDSDSQHSHEVMPLLYPLFVYLHLNLVQNSAKSTVESFYSRFHGMFLQNASQKDVIEQLQTTQTVQDILSNFRLRAFLDNKYVVRLQEDSYNYLLRYLQSDNNAALCRVLTWHIHLDVQPAKRTDYQLYASGGSSRGEGSGLEPTDMPAPILQNEAALEVLQESIKRVKDGPPSLTTICFYAFYNTEQLLNTAEISPESKLLAAGFDNSCIKLWSLRSKKLKPEPHRVDVSRIHLACDILEEEDDEDDDVGTEMKVLRGHCGPVYSTRFLADSSGLLSCSEDMSIRYWDLGSFTNTVLYQGHAYPVWDVDISPYSLYFASGSHDRTARLWSFDRTYPLRIYAGHLADVDCVKFHPNSNYLATGSTDKTVRLWSAQQGNSVRLFTGHRGPVLSLAFSPNGKYLASAGEDQRLKLWDLASGTLFKELRGHTDNITSLTFSPDSSLIASASMDNSVRVWDIRNTHCSAPTDGSSSELVGVYTGQMSNVLSVQFMACNLLLVTGITQENQEH
- the TAF5L gene encoding TAF5-like RNA polymerase II p300/CBP-associated factor-associated factor 65 kDa subunit 5L isoform X3; its protein translation is MKYSLEGCGIFLLNSAKSTVESFYSRFHGMFLQNASQKDVIEQLQTTQTVQDILSNFRLRAFLDNKYVVRLQEDSYNYLLRYLQSDNNAALCRVLTWHIHLDVQPAKRTDYQLYASGGSSRGEGSGLEPTDMPAPILQNEAALEVLQESIKRVKDGPPSLTTICFYAFYNTEQLLNTAEISPESKLLAAGFDNSCIKLWSLRSKKLKPEPHRVDVSRIHLACDILEEEDDEDDDVGTEMKVLRGHCGPVYSTRFLADSSGLLSCSEDMSIRYWDLGSFTNTVLYQGHAYPVWDVDISPYSLYFASGSHDRTARLWSFDRTYPLRIYAGHLADVDCVKFHPNSNYLATGSTDKTVRLWSAQQGNSVRLFTGHRGPVLSLAFSPNGKYLASAGEDQRLKLWDLASGTLFKELRGHTDNITSLTFSPDSSLIASASMDNSVRVWDIRNTHCSAPTDGSSSELVGVYTGQMSNVLSVQFMACNLLLVTGITQENQEH